From a region of the Candidatus Nanopelagicales bacterium genome:
- the argJ gene encoding bifunctional glutamate N-acetyltransferase/amino-acid acetyltransferase ArgJ, protein MTRGTSGAVGVTAASGFRAAGVAAGLKNSGKPDVAVVVNDGPLQSAAGVFTANRVKAAPVIWTQQCLAKPDAAASQMRAVVLNSGGANACTGAQGFADTRETAERAAELLDCDPSLIGVCSTGLIGTPLLMDLLLPGVDAALAKLSPDGGSAAAHAIMTTDTHAKTGVARTGLVTTGGMAKGAGMLAPELATMLSVITTDAIADSATLARVLSRAAELSFNRVDSDGCMSTNDTVLLLASGASGHELTEPQLLDAVTEVAQDLALQLIGDAEGAGKEIRIEVIGADSEADAVAAARGVARSNLFKCAVHGEDANWGRILSAVGTTDAGFEPDVIDVAVNGVWVCRGGGVGEDRNLVDMRGREVHVLIDLHNGNASATVWTNDLTADYVHENSAYSS, encoded by the coding sequence ATGACGCGCGGAACGTCAGGGGCCGTTGGAGTGACGGCTGCCTCCGGTTTCCGGGCAGCCGGAGTCGCGGCGGGGTTGAAGAACTCGGGCAAGCCTGACGTGGCTGTCGTCGTCAACGACGGGCCGCTTCAGTCGGCGGCGGGGGTGTTCACGGCGAACCGCGTCAAGGCCGCTCCCGTCATCTGGACGCAGCAGTGTCTGGCCAAGCCGGACGCGGCCGCGTCCCAAATGCGCGCGGTGGTCTTGAACTCCGGCGGCGCGAACGCGTGCACCGGCGCGCAAGGGTTCGCTGACACTCGCGAGACCGCCGAGCGTGCCGCAGAGCTTCTGGACTGCGACCCGTCGTTGATCGGCGTCTGTTCGACCGGACTGATCGGCACTCCGCTGCTGATGGACTTGTTGTTGCCGGGAGTCGATGCTGCGCTGGCGAAACTGTCGCCGGACGGGGGCTCAGCGGCGGCGCACGCGATCATGACCACGGACACTCACGCCAAGACAGGTGTGGCCCGAACCGGTCTGGTCACCACGGGGGGCATGGCCAAGGGTGCGGGGATGCTGGCGCCGGAGCTGGCGACCATGCTGTCGGTGATCACGACCGACGCGATCGCGGACAGCGCCACGCTGGCTCGCGTACTGTCGCGCGCGGCTGAGCTGTCGTTCAATCGCGTGGACTCCGACGGCTGCATGTCCACCAACGACACGGTGCTGCTCCTGGCTTCGGGAGCCTCCGGCCACGAGCTGACCGAGCCGCAACTCCTCGACGCCGTGACCGAAGTTGCGCAGGACCTGGCCCTGCAGCTGATCGGTGACGCCGAAGGCGCGGGCAAGGAGATCCGCATCGAGGTGATCGGGGCCGACAGTGAGGCCGATGCGGTAGCCGCCGCGCGCGGGGTAGCCCGCAGCAACCTGTTCAAGTGCGCAGTACACGGTGAGGATGCGAACTGGGGCCGGATCCTGTCCGCCGTCGGCACGACGGATGCCGGATTCGAACCCGACGTGATTGACGTCGCGGTGAACGGAGTTTGGGTCTGTCGCGGTGGCGGAGTCGGCGAGGACCGGAACCTGGTCGACATGCGCGGCCGCGAAGTCCACGTCCTCATCGACCTGCACAACGGCAACGCCTCCGCGACGGTCTGGACGAATGATCTGACCGCCGACTACGTCCACGAGAATTCCGCCTACTCATCGTGA
- a CDS encoding acetylornithine transaminase: MNTKQTTDALAATAALAKRWQAVMMGNYGTPPLALTHGQGCRVWDVDGNEYSDLIAGIAVSTLGHNHPAIVEAVTRQVSRIAHTSNLAMHEPGVLLAERLTGLLGQDARVFFCQDGATANEAAFKIARRHGWEKDPSGGSLEIIAAEGSFHGRTMGALAITGGAPKRAPFEPLPGPVKFVPYGDADALADAVSERTAAVFLEPTLGEGGIVVPPAGYMAEARRVCDTAGALLIVDEVQSGMGRTGDWFAISAQGVVPDVITLAKGLAGGLPLGACVAVGDCGGLLRPGDHGSTFGGNPVSCAAALAVIDTIDSQDLLASVRRVGDRMAREFDGIDDPWLLGHRGVGLWRGLRLSGPNAAAVEKAARDKGFLVNAVRPDVVRVAPPLILSEQEADEFTAALPSIFRSARADQGDRP; encoded by the coding sequence ATGAACACCAAGCAGACCACCGACGCGCTCGCCGCAACCGCCGCCTTGGCCAAGCGGTGGCAGGCCGTGATGATGGGCAACTACGGAACGCCGCCGCTGGCGCTCACGCACGGCCAGGGCTGCCGGGTTTGGGACGTGGACGGCAATGAGTACTCCGACCTCATCGCCGGGATCGCGGTGTCAACCCTTGGCCACAATCACCCGGCGATCGTCGAGGCCGTCACCAGGCAGGTCAGCCGGATCGCGCATACCAGCAACCTGGCGATGCACGAGCCGGGCGTTCTCCTGGCCGAGCGGCTGACCGGGTTGCTTGGGCAGGACGCGCGAGTGTTCTTTTGCCAGGACGGCGCGACCGCGAACGAGGCCGCGTTCAAGATCGCGCGTCGGCACGGCTGGGAGAAGGATCCCAGCGGCGGGTCGTTGGAGATCATCGCCGCCGAAGGGTCATTCCACGGTCGGACCATGGGAGCGCTGGCGATCACGGGGGGCGCGCCGAAACGGGCGCCGTTCGAGCCCCTGCCCGGCCCCGTGAAGTTCGTGCCCTACGGGGACGCTGACGCGCTCGCCGACGCCGTGTCTGAGCGGACGGCGGCGGTGTTCCTCGAGCCGACGCTGGGCGAGGGCGGCATCGTCGTTCCTCCCGCCGGGTACATGGCCGAGGCCCGGCGCGTGTGCGACACAGCGGGGGCGCTGCTCATCGTCGACGAGGTCCAGTCAGGCATGGGGCGCACTGGGGACTGGTTCGCGATCTCGGCCCAGGGCGTCGTGCCCGACGTGATCACACTGGCTAAGGGCCTGGCCGGCGGGCTGCCGCTGGGGGCGTGCGTCGCGGTCGGCGATTGCGGCGGGCTGCTGCGGCCGGGCGACCACGGCTCAACGTTCGGAGGCAACCCGGTGTCGTGCGCGGCGGCGCTGGCCGTGATCGACACGATCGATTCGCAGGACCTGCTGGCGTCGGTCAGGCGGGTCGGGGATCGCATGGCGCGCGAGTTCGACGGGATTGACGACCCGTGGCTGCTTGGCCACCGGGGAGTAGGGCTGTGGCGCGGGCTGCGGCTCAGCGGCCCGAACGCGGCGGCGGTTGAGAAGGCCGCGCGGGACAAGGGATTCCTCGTCAACGCGGTGCGGCCTGACGTGGTTCGCGTCGCCCCGCCGCTGATCTTGTCTGAGCAGGAAGCCGATGAGTTCACAGCGGCGTTGCCGTCGATCTTCCGGTCCGCCCGCGCTGATCAGGGGGACCGGCCATGA
- the argC gene encoding N-acetyl-gamma-glutamyl-phosphate reductase, producing MSDTHAVAIAGASGYSGGELLRILAGHPGFDVVIAGAGGKAGKPITEVHPHLVDNAGRVFDATDPDRMADADVVFLALPHGESAAIARKIPSSTLVIDLGADHRLSDADAWESFYGSGHAGTWLYGLPELAGTRDALPGASRIANPGCYPTAVGLALAPLLAAGLMEPDDLIVVAASGTSGAGRTPSDALLASQVMGSMTAYKVGGVHQHTPEMEQVLGQAAGQPVKVSFTPTLAPMPRGILATCSGRVAGSVTEEDIRDAFHEAYGAEPFVHLLPHGRWPATASTVGSNCAHIQAAVDARTGRVTVVSSIDNLVKGAAGQAVQNANLALELPETMGLVANGVAP from the coding sequence GTGAGCGATACTCATGCCGTCGCGATAGCGGGAGCCAGCGGGTACTCCGGTGGGGAATTGCTGCGCATCCTGGCGGGTCACCCAGGATTCGATGTGGTGATAGCGGGTGCCGGCGGCAAGGCGGGTAAGCCGATCACGGAGGTGCATCCGCATCTTGTGGACAACGCGGGGCGAGTATTCGACGCCACCGATCCAGACCGCATGGCCGACGCTGATGTTGTGTTCCTGGCCCTGCCGCACGGTGAGTCGGCGGCGATCGCTCGCAAGATTCCCTCAAGCACGCTGGTCATAGACCTTGGGGCGGACCACAGGCTGAGCGACGCCGACGCGTGGGAGTCGTTCTACGGTTCTGGCCACGCGGGAACCTGGTTGTACGGACTGCCCGAACTGGCGGGGACCAGGGACGCACTGCCCGGAGCATCCCGGATCGCCAACCCTGGCTGTTACCCGACAGCGGTCGGCCTCGCCCTCGCGCCGCTGCTGGCCGCGGGCTTGATGGAGCCTGATGATCTGATCGTCGTCGCGGCGAGCGGCACGAGCGGTGCTGGCCGGACACCATCGGATGCCCTGTTGGCCTCGCAGGTCATGGGGTCGATGACCGCTTACAAAGTCGGCGGAGTCCATCAACACACACCCGAGATGGAGCAAGTCCTGGGCCAAGCCGCGGGACAGCCGGTCAAGGTCTCGTTCACGCCGACGCTGGCGCCAATGCCCAGGGGGATCCTGGCGACGTGCTCGGGTCGGGTCGCGGGATCGGTGACTGAGGAGGACATCCGGGACGCGTTCCACGAGGCCTACGGCGCCGAGCCGTTCGTGCATCTGCTGCCGCACGGCCGCTGGCCCGCGACGGCCTCGACCGTCGGCTCGAACTGTGCGCACATTCAAGCCGCGGTGGACGCTAGGACCGGTCGCGTGACCGTTGTCTCGTCCATCGACAACCTGGTGAAGGGCGCGGCGGGCCAGGCTGTGCAGAACGCCAACCTGGCGCTGGAACTGCCCGAGACGATGGGCTTGGTAGCGAATGGGGTGGCGCCATGA
- the argB gene encoding acetylglutamate kinase, whose protein sequence is MSTLRTTDRATAIAHVGVLAKALPWMTRFHGATVIVKYGGNAMIDDDLRRSFAEDVVFLRLAGLRPVVVHGGGPQITEMLQRLGLDSEFRGGYRVTSHEAMDVVRMVLTGQVQRQIVGLINEHGPHAVGVSGEDAHLFAAARRNAMVDGESVDIGFVGDITDVRPDFVLTLLDDDLIPVVSSVGVGADGEVYNVNADAAAAALAVAIRADKFVLLTDVEGLYADWGRGENPEVIRTLSLSELNALLPTLESGMAPKMRACADAVAGGIPRAHVVDGRIPHSLLLEVFTDEGFGTMVLPDGVADE, encoded by the coding sequence ATGAGCACCCTTCGCACTACAGACCGCGCGACCGCGATCGCTCACGTCGGAGTCCTCGCCAAGGCCTTGCCCTGGATGACCCGGTTCCACGGAGCCACTGTCATTGTCAAGTACGGCGGCAACGCGATGATCGACGATGACCTGCGCCGGTCGTTCGCTGAAGACGTCGTGTTCCTGCGGCTGGCGGGATTGCGGCCCGTCGTCGTCCACGGAGGTGGCCCCCAGATCACCGAGATGCTTCAGCGGCTCGGACTGGACAGCGAGTTCCGGGGCGGTTACCGGGTGACCAGCCACGAGGCGATGGACGTTGTCCGGATGGTCCTGACCGGCCAAGTCCAGAGGCAGATCGTGGGCCTGATCAACGAACACGGCCCTCACGCCGTGGGGGTTTCCGGCGAGGACGCGCATCTGTTCGCCGCTGCCCGGCGGAACGCCATGGTGGACGGAGAAAGCGTTGACATCGGATTCGTCGGCGACATCACCGACGTGCGGCCGGACTTCGTGCTCACGCTGTTGGACGACGACTTGATTCCAGTGGTGTCCAGCGTTGGAGTTGGCGCCGACGGTGAGGTCTACAACGTGAACGCTGACGCCGCCGCGGCTGCCCTGGCCGTGGCCATCCGGGCCGACAAGTTCGTGCTGCTCACCGACGTCGAGGGCCTGTACGCGGACTGGGGGCGGGGCGAGAACCCGGAAGTCATCCGGACCCTGTCGCTGTCAGAGCTGAACGCACTGTTGCCGACGCTGGAGTCCGGCATGGCGCCGAAGATGCGGGCCTGCGCCGACGCGGTAGCGGGAGGGATTCCGCGCGCGCACGTCGTGGACGGCCGGATCCCCCATTCGCTCCTGCTCGAAGTGTTCACAGATGAAGGATTCGGCACCATGGTGCTGCCGGACGGGGTGGCGGACGAATGA
- a CDS encoding arginine repressor, with the protein MTLPKSQSARRLRIVQLTQQRPITSQTELQALLADEGIEVTQATISRDLGALQATKVPGPGESLVYAVPGEGGDATPRSPDAASIRTDRMARVCEELLVSVDGSANVVVLRTPPGAAQYLASTIDHSALPGVIGSVAGDDTVLLVTREPDGAQSVGRRILELVNDRVRP; encoded by the coding sequence ATGACACTGCCCAAGAGCCAGTCGGCCAGGCGGCTGCGGATAGTCCAGCTGACGCAGCAGCGGCCGATCACGTCCCAGACCGAGCTCCAAGCGTTGCTCGCCGACGAGGGCATTGAGGTAACGCAGGCCACGATCAGCCGCGACCTGGGCGCCTTGCAAGCGACGAAGGTCCCAGGGCCGGGCGAGAGTCTGGTCTACGCGGTGCCGGGGGAGGGCGGCGACGCCACGCCACGCTCACCGGACGCGGCATCGATCCGCACTGACCGGATGGCCAGAGTGTGTGAGGAGCTGCTAGTCAGCGTCGATGGATCGGCCAACGTCGTCGTGTTGCGCACTCCGCCGGGAGCCGCGCAATACCTGGCGAGCACGATCGACCACTCGGCCCTGCCCGGGGTAATAGGCTCGGTCGCCGGCGACGACACGGTGCTGTTGGTGACCAGGGAACCTGACGGCGCGCAGAGTGTGGGACGCCGGATCCTAGAGCTCGTCAATGACAGGGTGAGACCGTGA
- a CDS encoding AMP-binding protein: MALELLTRGVSPSIGWAGGAARHPKQIALIDTDGQRWTFAQAEALTLSCTHQLREAGLEPGKTAAILGRNSGGFALAMASVSRTGADLVYLNPGFTEPQLEAMIADRGIKLVLADAALAPRLPEGTPMWLLDDLASRSIGAPADLTKSPGGRHVILTSGTTGKPKGADRSRTPLEATVSMLAALPFRQGSTHVMAAPMFHAWGWMNHRLAGLLDVTEVMLTRASATDILDAVEDHRARIVVTTPVAVGRLAEEGPGDRDLSCLEGVLVSGSLLGPDVVTRFLDAFGPVLYNVYGSTEAGPTTCASPEDLAADPSTAGRPLPGVDVRVLDDQGRPLGPGQIGEIWAGSPIAFDGYVDGTDSKRESGLLTLGDQGLIDFEGRLKVVGRDDDLIICGGENVHPAEVETVLQQHPEIADVVAVGIADETFGQVVAAHVVPADPDAEPDALAARIQDWAAERLAPYQRPKKVVVHDTIPRDELGKVQRRLL, encoded by the coding sequence TTGGCGCTCGAGCTGCTGACCCGCGGGGTCTCACCGTCAATCGGCTGGGCGGGCGGCGCGGCCCGCCACCCCAAGCAAATCGCACTCATCGACACTGACGGCCAGCGCTGGACTTTCGCACAGGCCGAGGCGCTGACGCTGAGCTGCACGCATCAATTGCGTGAAGCGGGACTCGAGCCCGGCAAAACCGCGGCGATCCTCGGCCGCAACAGCGGTGGTTTCGCCCTTGCGATGGCGTCGGTCTCACGGACCGGAGCGGACCTGGTCTACCTCAACCCGGGATTCACCGAGCCGCAACTGGAGGCGATGATCGCCGACCGCGGCATCAAGCTGGTTCTCGCCGACGCGGCCCTGGCCCCCCGGCTGCCCGAGGGAACACCCATGTGGCTGCTCGACGACCTGGCGTCCAGATCAATCGGCGCGCCAGCCGACTTGACGAAGTCCCCGGGCGGGCGCCACGTGATCTTGACCTCGGGGACCACTGGCAAGCCCAAGGGCGCCGACCGGTCTCGAACTCCGCTCGAGGCCACAGTCTCGATGCTCGCAGCGCTGCCCTTCCGGCAGGGCTCGACCCATGTGATGGCCGCTCCCATGTTCCACGCGTGGGGGTGGATGAACCACAGGCTCGCGGGACTGCTCGATGTGACCGAGGTGATGCTCACCCGCGCGTCCGCCACCGACATCCTGGACGCCGTCGAAGATCACCGCGCCCGGATAGTCGTCACTACCCCCGTGGCCGTGGGGCGCCTCGCCGAGGAGGGCCCGGGCGACCGGGACCTGTCCTGCCTCGAAGGAGTGCTCGTTAGCGGGTCACTGCTAGGCCCTGATGTGGTCACCCGCTTCCTCGATGCCTTCGGGCCGGTGCTGTACAACGTCTACGGGTCGACTGAGGCTGGGCCGACTACGTGCGCGTCTCCCGAAGACCTCGCTGCTGACCCGTCGACGGCGGGGCGGCCGCTTCCTGGCGTCGACGTCAGGGTCCTCGACGACCAGGGCAGACCTCTCGGCCCAGGGCAGATCGGCGAGATCTGGGCCGGCTCGCCCATCGCGTTCGACGGCTACGTCGACGGCACCGATTCGAAGCGCGAGTCGGGTCTGCTGACCCTGGGCGACCAGGGACTGATCGACTTCGAAGGCCGCCTGAAGGTCGTAGGCCGGGACGACGACTTGATCATCTGCGGCGGGGAGAACGTCCACCCGGCCGAGGTAGAAACCGTGCTTCAACAGCATCCGGAGATCGCCGATGTGGTCGCCGTCGGCATCGCGGACGAAACGTTCGGACAGGTCGTGGCAGCGCACGTCGTGCCCGCCGACCCGGACGCCGAGCCCGACGCGTTGGCGGCACGGATCCAGGACTGGGCAGCCGAGCGCCTCGCGCCGTACCAAAGGCCGAAGAAGGTCGTCGTGCACGACACCATTCCCCGCGATGAGCTTGGCAAGGTCCAGCGACGGCTTCTGTGA
- a CDS encoding argininosuccinate synthase, which yields MTDRIVLAYSGGLDTSVAIGWIAELTGAEVIAVAVDVGQGGEDLSVIAKRALDCGAVEVEVADARDEFAEEYCLPALRANGLYMDQYPLVSALSRPVIVKHLVAAAAKHGASTVAHGCTGKGNDQVRFEVGVTNLAPDVRCIAPVRDYAMTRDKAIDFAELHGLPIDVTRKSPYSIDQNVWGKAIETGFLEDIWNGPTEDIYTYTDDPAVPRDPDVVIITFDAGCPVAIDGRAVTMLQAIEELNRRGGAQGVGRLDLIEDRLVGIKSREVYEAPGATVLLTARQELANVTMERDLARFFGTVSQRWSELVYDGLWFSPLKRALDNFALEANKPVSGDVRVCLHGGRAVVQGRRSAESLYDFGLATYDSGDTFDQSLAKGFIELWGLPSTLASARDRRAGRE from the coding sequence GTGACTGACCGCATAGTGCTCGCTTACTCGGGCGGGCTCGACACCAGCGTCGCGATCGGATGGATAGCCGAACTCACGGGCGCCGAGGTGATCGCCGTCGCTGTGGATGTGGGCCAGGGCGGCGAGGACCTCAGCGTCATCGCCAAGCGCGCGCTCGATTGCGGCGCAGTCGAGGTCGAGGTCGCCGATGCCCGCGACGAGTTCGCCGAGGAATACTGCCTGCCCGCGCTTCGGGCCAACGGCTTGTACATGGACCAGTACCCACTCGTGTCGGCGTTGTCCCGGCCGGTGATCGTCAAGCACCTCGTGGCCGCCGCGGCGAAGCACGGCGCCAGCACGGTTGCGCACGGTTGTACCGGTAAGGGCAACGATCAGGTCCGGTTCGAGGTCGGTGTTACGAACCTGGCGCCGGACGTGCGTTGCATCGCGCCTGTGCGGGATTACGCGATGACCCGCGATAAGGCCATCGACTTCGCCGAGCTGCACGGATTGCCGATCGACGTTACAAGGAAGTCCCCATACTCGATCGACCAGAACGTGTGGGGCAAGGCCATCGAGACCGGCTTCCTTGAGGACATCTGGAACGGCCCGACCGAGGACATCTACACCTACACCGACGATCCGGCCGTTCCGCGCGACCCCGACGTCGTCATCATCACGTTCGACGCGGGCTGCCCAGTAGCGATCGATGGGCGCGCGGTCACGATGCTTCAAGCGATCGAGGAGTTGAACCGCAGAGGCGGGGCACAGGGCGTTGGTCGGCTTGACCTGATCGAGGACCGTCTCGTCGGCATCAAGAGCCGCGAGGTGTATGAGGCTCCCGGCGCCACGGTTCTGCTGACCGCGCGGCAGGAGCTGGCGAACGTGACTATGGAACGCGACCTCGCGAGATTCTTCGGCACGGTGTCGCAGAGGTGGAGCGAACTGGTCTACGACGGGCTTTGGTTCTCACCGCTGAAGCGGGCACTGGACAACTTCGCTTTGGAGGCGAACAAGCCAGTGTCCGGCGACGTGCGGGTGTGCCTGCATGGGGGCCGCGCGGTTGTTCAAGGCCGCCGGAGCGCGGAGAGCCTGTACGACTTCGGGCTGGCGACGTATGACTCGGGCGACACGTTCGACCAGTCGCTGGCGAAGGGGTTCATCGAACTGTGGGGGTTGCCGAGCACATTGGCCTCGGCCCGGGACCGGCGAGCCGGCCGTGAGTGA
- the argH gene encoding argininosuccinate lyase produces the protein MSDSGDVRLWGGRFEGGPDGAMAALSKSTRFDWVLAPYDIAQSRAHARVLQGAGLLDADELDRMLGGLDQLADGVASGAVVPAPGDEDVHTTLERCLLELLGPELGGKLRAGRSRNDQVATDLRLYLRDQSRAVVAGVLDLAGALTEQASRHVDVAAPGFTHLQRAQPVSFGHELAKHVHALLRDVERMTDWDRRAARSPMGAGALAGSSLRLDPEAVAVELGFDSLLGNSIDAVSDRDFAAEFLFVAAMLGVHLSRLGEEICLWASVEFGWARLDDRFSTGSSIMPQKKNPDAAELARGKAGRLIGNLTGLLATLKGLPFAYNRDLQEDKEPVFDAVDQLLVLLPALTGTVATLVFDTGRITGAAHARFSLATDVAEWLVRRGVPFRDAHEAAGVCVSIAEQRGVELGELTDAEFASASPRLTPEVRSVLDVQGALAARSTLGGTAPARVREQIAGLLAQIECQAEWAQRNPVPVKPR, from the coding sequence GTGAGTGACTCCGGCGATGTCAGGCTCTGGGGAGGCCGGTTCGAAGGCGGCCCCGACGGGGCCATGGCCGCGCTGAGCAAGTCCACGCGGTTCGACTGGGTCCTGGCGCCGTATGACATCGCCCAGAGCCGGGCCCACGCGCGGGTTCTGCAAGGTGCCGGGTTGCTGGATGCCGATGAGCTGGATCGGATGCTGGGCGGGCTTGACCAACTCGCTGACGGCGTCGCGTCCGGGGCTGTGGTTCCCGCGCCCGGTGACGAGGATGTGCACACGACGTTGGAGCGCTGCCTGCTAGAGCTGCTGGGGCCGGAACTTGGTGGCAAGCTACGCGCGGGCCGGAGCCGGAACGACCAAGTGGCCACGGATCTGCGGTTGTATCTGCGGGACCAGTCCCGGGCCGTCGTCGCGGGGGTGCTTGACCTCGCGGGGGCGCTGACGGAGCAGGCATCGCGGCATGTAGATGTCGCGGCGCCGGGGTTCACGCACCTGCAACGCGCTCAGCCCGTGTCGTTCGGGCATGAACTGGCCAAGCACGTCCACGCTTTGCTGCGGGATGTCGAGCGGATGACCGATTGGGACCGGCGTGCCGCGCGCTCGCCCATGGGCGCTGGGGCGCTGGCGGGATCGTCGCTGCGTTTGGATCCCGAGGCCGTGGCGGTGGAGCTTGGATTCGATTCGCTGCTGGGGAACTCGATCGACGCGGTCAGCGACCGGGACTTCGCCGCGGAGTTCCTGTTCGTCGCGGCGATGCTTGGCGTGCACCTTTCCCGCCTCGGCGAGGAGATCTGTCTTTGGGCGTCTGTCGAGTTCGGTTGGGCCCGGTTGGATGACCGGTTCTCCACGGGGTCGAGCATCATGCCGCAGAAGAAGAACCCGGATGCCGCCGAGCTCGCGCGCGGCAAGGCGGGGCGGCTGATCGGGAACCTGACGGGGCTGCTGGCGACGCTGAAGGGGCTGCCGTTCGCGTACAACAGGGATCTGCAGGAGGACAAGGAGCCGGTGTTCGACGCAGTGGACCAGCTTCTGGTTCTGCTTCCGGCGCTGACGGGGACGGTGGCGACCTTGGTGTTCGACACTGGGCGCATCACCGGAGCGGCGCACGCCAGGTTCTCCCTGGCGACAGACGTGGCTGAGTGGCTGGTGCGGCGGGGAGTGCCGTTCCGGGATGCGCACGAAGCGGCCGGTGTTTGTGTGAGCATCGCTGAGCAGCGCGGGGTGGAACTTGGCGAACTGACTGATGCGGAGTTCGCGTCGGCTTCGCCGCGGCTGACACCCGAAGTCAGGAGCGTGCTCGACGTCCAAGGGGCGCTCGCGGCGCGGTCGACGTTGGGGGGGACGGCACCGGCGCGGGTGCGAGAGCAGATAGCCGGGCTGTTGGCTCAGATCGAGTGCCAGGCTGAGTGGGCGCAGCGCAACCCGGTGCCGGTGAAGCCGCGTTGA
- a CDS encoding DNA-3-methyladenine glycosylase, which produces MSGSDAEAMAGFGSAVGESFFARSADVVAPDLLGCVLVAGGPDGSVALRIVEVEAYGGQGADPASHAYRGPTKRNQSMFGPPGSAYVYLSYGVHHCLNLVCAEAGQGEAVLIRGGDVVAGEALVAARRPGASGPGLAIGPGRLSAALGIDLSWDGLALGQPIAGGRFLAVLRGRVPPTDAVRCGPRVGISRATDRPWRFWTEAAAKC; this is translated from the coding sequence TTGAGCGGATCCGATGCTGAGGCGATGGCGGGCTTCGGGTCGGCGGTCGGTGAGTCGTTCTTCGCGCGGTCGGCGGACGTTGTGGCCCCGGATCTGCTCGGGTGCGTGCTCGTGGCCGGTGGCCCGGACGGGTCGGTGGCGCTGCGGATCGTCGAAGTCGAGGCCTATGGGGGACAGGGCGCGGACCCCGCATCGCACGCCTATCGAGGCCCGACGAAGCGCAACCAGTCGATGTTCGGCCCGCCCGGCAGCGCGTACGTGTACTTGTCGTATGGGGTTCATCACTGCCTGAACCTCGTGTGCGCCGAAGCGGGGCAGGGTGAGGCGGTTCTGATTCGCGGCGGCGATGTCGTGGCGGGGGAGGCCCTGGTCGCTGCCCGGCGGCCGGGTGCTTCGGGGCCGGGCCTGGCGATCGGACCTGGACGGTTGAGTGCCGCGCTGGGCATCGACTTGAGTTGGGACGGGTTGGCCTTGGGGCAGCCGATCGCAGGCGGCAGGTTCCTGGCGGTCCTGCGCGGGCGCGTGCCGCCGACCGACGCGGTCCGCTGCGGCCCCAGGGTCGGCATCAGCCGCGCCACGGACCGGCCCTGGAGGTTCTGGACCGAGGCCGCCGCCAAGTGTTGA